From the Paenibacillus sp. FSL H8-0548 genome, one window contains:
- a CDS encoding aspartate/glutamate racemase family protein — protein MRTVVAVYTGQGLSDPLKAVFQELLPDVRLVNIIDDSLIGDVVKAGHIPAGVTKRLTQYYANGEELGADVILNTCSSVGEVADAAKGKIGIPIVKIDEAMAAKAVAEYDKIAVLATLPSTLEPTMRLIRKKADLAGKEITLVDGLAAGAFDALVSGRPDEHDRILLETAKQVCEAADVLVLAQGSMARMEAVLREAIGKPVLSSPRLGVEQVKAVLEQLDAE, from the coding sequence ATGAGAACGGTGGTTGCGGTTTATACGGGCCAAGGTTTGTCAGATCCGCTAAAGGCGGTGTTTCAGGAGCTGCTGCCTGATGTTCGTCTCGTTAATATTATAGATGACAGCTTGATTGGAGATGTGGTGAAGGCGGGCCATATTCCGGCGGGCGTTACGAAGCGGCTGACTCAGTATTATGCTAATGGTGAGGAGCTCGGGGCTGACGTGATATTGAACACCTGCTCCTCCGTAGGCGAGGTTGCGGATGCGGCAAAGGGGAAGATCGGTATTCCGATTGTAAAAATTGATGAAGCGATGGCTGCTAAAGCGGTGGCTGAGTATGACAAAATCGCAGTGCTTGCGACGCTGCCTTCTACTTTAGAGCCGACCATGCGGCTGATTAGGAAGAAAGCAGATTTGGCAGGAAAAGAAATAACGCTAGTTGACGGACTTGCCGCAGGGGCGTTTGATGCATTAGTCAGCGGCAGGCCTGATGAGCATGACCGAATTTTGCTTGAAACGGCGAAGCAGGTTTGTGAGGCAGCCGACGTGCTGGTGCTGGCACAGGGCTCGATGGCTCGGATGGAGGCAGTCCTTCGCGAAGCGATAGGCAAGCCGGTGCTGTCTAGCCCACGGCTTGGTGTGGAGCAGGTAAAAGCCGTGCTTGAGCAGCTGGATGCAGAGTAG
- a CDS encoding response regulator: MRQVMIVDDERWIRRGLIQSIPWEELGLALAGEAEDGEDAYHMALSKKPDLLFLDMRMPGLDGKQLLALLSKELPGLLTIVVSGYSDFEYTKEAIRHKAFEYLLKPIKKDELAVVLGKALAELDSREAGEAIKKQDNRSNWLWNVLFVGEGSVALDSGKLEAHCWHAQNALLLVAQPDVYMERCDLVPIMEQLRHKLLLEQSFYFGGDWEFIVTAAPGCHGELVLCLHGSQLAKSELQRLSSLLQQMLGQWAGVSHSIAISERVEQYSLLPQAYKKAKLSLNFRRIGELGVVVFAGEGTAAAAAYPRELEQALLLSLQLGNEEQAQHAFESFYVHISRPNMTVNDLVRGATMLIHALEKQLQTTDSTLETASGQTLLAYTEIIRQRRDAAAVKSLFSDGILPGMLALQCPAAGKQGEQIVREIVKLIELHYDQPLSLQQIAESRFLNPDYLSRLFKKTTGSNFVDYLTDARIAGAIKLMRYPKYKNYEIAKRVGYEDYRYFSQIFKKRMGKTIGEYRGSLEPQIMP; this comes from the coding sequence ATGAGACAGGTTATGATTGTCGATGATGAACGTTGGATTCGCAGAGGCTTGATTCAATCGATCCCATGGGAGGAGCTGGGACTTGCGCTTGCGGGGGAAGCGGAGGACGGTGAAGATGCCTACCATATGGCGTTATCCAAAAAGCCGGATCTGCTGTTTCTTGATATGCGAATGCCTGGTCTTGATGGCAAACAATTGCTTGCTTTGCTTAGCAAGGAACTTCCCGGACTGCTGACAATCGTGGTAAGCGGCTACTCGGATTTTGAATATACAAAGGAAGCGATTCGTCATAAAGCATTCGAGTATTTGTTGAAGCCTATTAAAAAGGATGAGCTTGCCGTTGTGCTAGGAAAAGCGCTGGCTGAGCTGGATAGCCGCGAGGCTGGCGAAGCGATTAAAAAGCAGGATAATAGAAGCAATTGGCTTTGGAATGTTTTGTTTGTAGGGGAAGGAAGCGTGGCTTTAGACTCGGGCAAGCTTGAAGCCCACTGCTGGCATGCTCAAAATGCTTTATTGCTGGTTGCGCAGCCAGATGTATATATGGAGCGGTGCGACTTGGTGCCGATCATGGAGCAATTACGGCATAAGCTGCTGCTGGAGCAATCGTTTTATTTTGGCGGGGATTGGGAGTTTATCGTGACGGCAGCTCCAGGCTGCCATGGAGAGCTGGTACTCTGTCTGCATGGCAGCCAGCTAGCTAAATCGGAGCTTCAGCGATTGTCTTCTCTGCTTCAGCAGATGCTGGGGCAGTGGGCTGGCGTGAGCCACAGCATAGCCATCAGCGAGCGGGTAGAGCAGTATTCCCTGCTTCCGCAGGCGTACAAGAAAGCGAAGCTGAGCTTGAATTTCAGAAGAATTGGCGAATTGGGAGTAGTCGTATTTGCTGGCGAAGGCACCGCTGCTGCTGCTGCCTATCCACGGGAGCTTGAGCAAGCTTTGCTTTTGAGCCTTCAACTGGGCAATGAAGAGCAAGCTCAGCATGCTTTTGAAAGCTTCTATGTCCATATTTCCAGGCCCAATATGACGGTGAATGATTTGGTGCGTGGAGCGACGATGCTCATACATGCGCTGGAGAAGCAGCTGCAAACGACGGATAGCACACTGGAGACGGCAAGCGGCCAAACATTGCTTGCTTATACGGAAATCATTCGGCAGCGCAGAGATGCGGCAGCTGTAAAGAGTTTATTTTCGGATGGGATATTGCCGGGGATGCTTGCTTTGCAATGTCCAGCAGCCGGGAAGCAAGGCGAGCAAATCGTGCGGGAAATTGTGAAGCTGATTGAGCTGCACTACGATCAGCCGCTCAGCCTGCAGCAGATTGCAGAGAGCCGCTTCCTCAATCCTGATTATTTGAGCCGCTTGTTCAAAAAAACGACAGGCAGCAATTTCGTCGATTATTTGACTGATGCTCGAATTGCAGGGGCGATTAAGCTGATGCGTTACCCGAAATATAAAAACTATGAAATTGCAAAGCGGGTCGGTTATGAGGACTATCGCTATTTTAGCCAAATTTTCAAGAAGAGAATGGGTAAGACGATTGGGGAGTACCGCGGCTCGCTGGAGCCTCAAATCATGCCATGA
- a CDS encoding carbohydrate ABC transporter permease yields MRKKLSPFALEILAIALALLILIPFFMIFVNSFKGIRESALFGLSLPSTWEFSNYKDVFKQDNILRGFKNSFLLSALVVVCVNLFASMAAFVIQRRGGKFLNGVYMAFIMGLIVPVSIIPTIRLMDVLHIKGTYFSIVMYYTAVLLPFAVFLLVGFIKSVPRELDEAAILEGCGYFRLYLKIILPLISTVLVTVSIVVIVSVWNDFFGPFYLVTDSTKWTIVLQVFNFVTLYSTNWGIVFAFMIVVITPVLIIYLFLQRYIIDGLTAGSVKG; encoded by the coding sequence ATGAGGAAAAAGCTTTCTCCCTTCGCGCTGGAAATTTTAGCAATTGCTCTTGCTCTCTTGATTCTAATCCCGTTCTTCATGATCTTCGTCAATTCCTTTAAAGGGATCAGGGAGTCCGCGCTGTTTGGCTTATCGCTGCCTTCAACGTGGGAGTTCAGCAATTACAAGGATGTATTTAAACAGGACAATATTTTGCGCGGCTTCAAAAATAGCTTTCTCTTATCGGCTCTTGTGGTTGTATGTGTGAACTTGTTCGCCTCCATGGCGGCGTTCGTCATTCAGCGGCGCGGCGGAAAGTTTTTGAATGGTGTGTACATGGCCTTTATTATGGGCCTTATCGTACCGGTATCCATTATTCCGACCATTCGGCTGATGGATGTTCTGCATATAAAAGGAACTTATTTCAGCATTGTGATGTACTACACGGCAGTACTGCTACCGTTCGCGGTCTTTCTATTAGTAGGGTTTATCAAATCCGTCCCACGGGAGCTTGATGAAGCAGCAATTCTAGAGGGCTGCGGTTACTTCCGTCTTTATCTGAAAATAATTCTGCCATTAATCAGCACGGTGCTTGTGACGGTGTCGATTGTCGTCATCGTATCGGTGTGGAATGATTTCTTCGGTCCCTTCTATCTCGTTACGGACAGTACGAAATGGACGATTGTACTGCAGGTATTCAACTTCGTTACACTGTACAGCACAAACTGGGGAATCGTATTCGCATTTATGATCGTTGTCATTACGCCAGTGCTCATCATTTATTTGTTCCTGCAGCGTTATATTATCGATGGTTTAACGGCGGGCTCGGTCAAAGGGTGA
- a CDS encoding sugar ABC transporter permease, which translates to MEKSKYPLYFSFPAIIVFLVFFITPTVIGFYYSFTDWNINASSIKFNGLDNYKELFNEPRLKQAFTNTLIFAAAVTVLQNVAGLGLALILNEKLKLRNLLRMIFFMPYVIAPLVIGYIFRAIYHPEHGIVNKFFDTIGLDFMMQDWLNDPKFALFTIIITDIWRVAGFSMVVYLAGLQFIPKDLIESASIDGAHYWTRFKHVVFPLLAPAFTVNILLAMIGSMKVFEIVMVLTEGGPGYTTEVFYTYIRNTFSSGEMGYATAINMLLFALVTLVGVPVLMAMKKREVEM; encoded by the coding sequence ATGGAGAAAAGTAAATACCCGCTTTATTTTTCCTTCCCAGCAATAATCGTTTTTCTAGTTTTCTTTATAACGCCTACGGTCATTGGGTTCTATTACAGCTTTACGGATTGGAATATTAATGCAAGCTCAATCAAGTTTAATGGATTGGATAATTACAAGGAGCTGTTTAACGAGCCGCGTTTGAAGCAGGCGTTTACGAATACGCTTATTTTTGCCGCCGCGGTAACGGTTCTGCAAAACGTTGCTGGTCTTGGGCTAGCACTGATCTTGAATGAAAAGCTGAAGCTTCGCAATTTGCTTCGCATGATCTTTTTTATGCCCTATGTCATTGCTCCATTAGTTATTGGATATATTTTCCGGGCTATTTATCATCCTGAGCACGGAATCGTAAATAAATTTTTTGATACTATCGGTCTTGATTTTATGATGCAGGATTGGCTCAATGATCCGAAGTTCGCTCTATTTACAATCATTATTACCGACATCTGGCGGGTAGCCGGCTTTTCCATGGTCGTTTATTTGGCGGGCTTGCAGTTCATTCCGAAGGATCTGATCGAGAGCGCTTCGATTGACGGTGCCCATTATTGGACGCGGTTCAAGCATGTCGTATTCCCGCTGCTCGCTCCTGCTTTTACGGTGAATATACTGCTGGCTATGATTGGTTCAATGAAGGTGTTTGAAATTGTTATGGTGCTTACCGAGGGGGGACCCGGCTATACGACAGAGGTGTTCTATACGTACATTCGCAACACGTTTAGCTCGGGGGAAATGGGCTATGCAACGGCAATCAATATGCTGCTGTTCGCTCTTGTGACGCTAGTCGGCGTTCCTGTGCTCATGGCGATGAAGAAAAGGGAGGTCGAGATGTAA
- a CDS encoding extracellular solute-binding protein, translating to MRNMKAVYLMMVLVLAALTLAACGGNNGNNNNQAAATDAPKNTAAAEPTKEPVKDPVTLTFLIPNTDDVTPYTQIFKDFEAKTGNKVEVQALPGGDYDNMLKTRFSTGDFPDVFLMQPGTKQYVKLRADETLYEWSGEAGVWDNVIESITEFQKDANGKAFGVPFGKTGMMGVFYNKDVFASAGVEPPTNYANLIEIAKKLKDAGVTPFYEGVKDGWPTQVFYLTGWVSQVDQEVGDEGVQQLNVNGLKLSEIAALKDLFVKSKEVKDLGLFQKNTLSGTFDELQNELGEGKVAMAFMLDGILPQLEKKFGNDFVKEKIGFFPFPSTTDTGTAMITPPNQLMVPSKAKNLEAAKELVKFMISSESVNSFYKMHPGIPIFKGATSELYPSQITVQEYIDAGKSKVNVQNRLTASFLDLGKILQTFHISGDVDAAIKEMDTNYVKDGKSKLLEGFE from the coding sequence ATGAGAAACATGAAAGCGGTTTATCTGATGATGGTATTGGTACTAGCAGCACTGACTCTGGCAGCATGCGGAGGCAATAACGGAAATAATAACAATCAGGCTGCTGCGACGGATGCACCTAAAAACACAGCTGCAGCAGAACCGACTAAAGAGCCGGTGAAAGACCCCGTAACCTTGACCTTCCTTATTCCCAATACGGATGATGTTACGCCATACACGCAAATTTTTAAAGATTTTGAAGCAAAGACAGGCAATAAGGTAGAGGTTCAAGCGCTGCCTGGCGGCGATTACGACAATATGTTGAAAACACGCTTCTCGACCGGCGACTTTCCTGATGTTTTCCTAATGCAGCCGGGAACGAAGCAGTATGTAAAGCTAAGAGCTGACGAAACGCTGTATGAATGGTCAGGCGAGGCTGGCGTTTGGGATAACGTTATTGAATCAATTACAGAGTTCCAAAAGGATGCAAACGGCAAAGCCTTCGGCGTACCATTTGGCAAAACGGGCATGATGGGTGTGTTCTACAATAAGGATGTCTTTGCGAGTGCAGGCGTAGAGCCGCCGACCAATTACGCAAATCTTATTGAAATTGCGAAGAAGCTGAAGGATGCGGGCGTTACTCCATTCTATGAGGGCGTAAAGGATGGCTGGCCGACGCAGGTGTTTTATTTGACGGGCTGGGTGAGCCAGGTGGATCAAGAGGTTGGAGATGAGGGAGTTCAGCAGCTTAATGTCAACGGATTGAAGCTTTCTGAAATCGCAGCACTTAAGGATTTGTTCGTCAAATCGAAGGAAGTTAAGGACCTAGGCTTATTCCAAAAAAATACACTTTCAGGAACCTTTGATGAATTGCAAAACGAGCTCGGGGAGGGCAAGGTTGCTATGGCTTTCATGCTTGATGGCATTCTGCCTCAGCTGGAGAAAAAGTTTGGCAATGATTTCGTCAAAGAAAAAATCGGATTTTTCCCATTCCCATCTACTACGGATACGGGTACGGCAATGATTACGCCACCTAATCAGCTGATGGTTCCGTCGAAAGCCAAAAATCTAGAGGCAGCGAAGGAACTTGTGAAATTTATGATTTCGAGCGAGAGTGTCAATTCCTTCTACAAGATGCATCCAGGTATTCCGATCTTCAAGGGAGCAACAAGCGAGCTTTATCCGAGTCAGATTACGGTACAGGAATATATTGATGCGGGCAAATCTAAAGTCAATGTGCAAAATCGTCTGACTGCATCATTCCTGGATCTCGGTAAAATCCTGCAAACGTTCCATATCAGCGGAGACGTAGATGCTGCGATCAAAGAAATGGATACGAACTACGTCAAGGATGGCAAATCGAAACTTCTAGAAGGCTTTGAATAA
- a CDS encoding sensor histidine kinase — MVLAIGGLIIPIRTVLLFSYFIIILVCITLVGSVSFYISYKTMGRQAESTSSQLVQQIEKNMDNDFHSKRNLLLASYNDPSYVDGINRYQDMSNKERFEFRQRIGDLYLKSFYVTPIRDFIRFHIYYSTGELLSASDESGMRNASQVRNSEWFRSAVAQNGEVFFSSLIPETERSETEEAAYFSAIMIRDFSNPDLFIIVRAEYRSELFNSIGRNDALSAKSSILILDEGNRLVYASGDTNVAELNLTSKVSGSKGKLWLEIDGEERLVSYTASSYSNWKAVLVVPKSDIFGSLDIIKTTVIFTACIAFVITLLISILFGQRITKPILHLYKSVNRMKRGDFSARVEVKRNDEIGRIGMNFNAMQEELQNLIETKYVNQIKLQEVELAMLYSQINPHFLYNTLDSIRAMADYYRVQEIGQMAESLADIFRYNTRNKDEVVTLQEELVQIDAYMSIQRIRFEEKIEYEQLIEEELYSFPLLKMTLQPLVENAVFHGIERKRGKGKITVAVKREGDKVALSVLDDGVGMSEKHLAEIRNTLRPPLQQDHMVSNSARMGIGIQNVFSRYKIRFGEQFEFEINSKKGEGTEIKLLYPSESGPMIE, encoded by the coding sequence GTGGTTTTGGCTATAGGAGGGCTCATTATCCCTATTCGCACCGTACTCTTGTTCAGTTACTTTATCATCATTTTGGTGTGTATCACCTTGGTCGGCTCGGTTTCCTTCTATATCTCCTACAAAACGATGGGACGTCAAGCCGAGTCCACAAGCTCTCAGCTCGTACAGCAAATCGAGAAAAATATGGATAATGATTTCCACAGCAAGCGGAATTTGTTGCTTGCTTCGTATAACGATCCGAGCTATGTAGATGGTATTAATCGATATCAGGATATGAGCAATAAGGAGCGTTTTGAGTTTCGCCAGCGAATCGGAGATTTGTATTTAAAAAGCTTCTATGTAACGCCAATTCGTGATTTTATCCGGTTCCATATTTATTACAGCACGGGTGAGCTTCTTAGTGCATCCGATGAAAGTGGAATGAGGAATGCCTCGCAGGTTCGCAATTCGGAGTGGTTTCGTTCTGCTGTAGCCCAAAATGGTGAAGTGTTCTTTAGCAGCCTCATACCAGAGACGGAACGCTCAGAAACGGAAGAAGCGGCCTATTTCTCGGCTATTATGATTCGCGATTTCTCCAATCCTGATTTATTTATTATCGTCAGAGCGGAGTACCGATCGGAGCTGTTTAACAGCATTGGCCGCAATGATGCACTCTCTGCTAAAAGCAGCATTCTTATACTCGATGAGGGCAATCGACTCGTCTATGCTTCAGGTGATACCAATGTGGCAGAGTTAAATCTAACCAGCAAGGTAAGCGGCAGCAAGGGCAAGCTTTGGCTTGAAATAGATGGTGAGGAGCGGTTGGTTTCCTATACGGCCTCCAGCTATTCGAATTGGAAGGCTGTGCTTGTCGTTCCCAAAAGTGATATATTCGGCTCTTTGGACATTATTAAAACGACTGTAATTTTCACTGCATGTATCGCATTTGTTATTACGCTGCTCATTTCAATCCTGTTTGGCCAACGCATTACAAAGCCAATCCTTCATTTGTACAAATCGGTAAATCGGATGAAACGCGGAGATTTCTCCGCAAGGGTAGAGGTGAAGCGAAACGATGAAATCGGTAGAATCGGCATGAATTTTAACGCGATGCAAGAGGAATTGCAAAATCTGATCGAAACGAAATACGTGAATCAGATCAAGCTGCAGGAAGTCGAGCTGGCGATGCTTTATTCTCAAATCAATCCTCATTTTCTCTATAACACTCTAGACAGCATTCGGGCAATGGCTGATTATTACCGCGTGCAGGAAATTGGTCAAATGGCAGAATCGCTTGCGGATATTTTTCGCTACAACACAAGGAACAAAGACGAGGTCGTTACCCTTCAGGAGGAGCTGGTGCAAATTGATGCTTATATGAGCATTCAGCGCATCCGCTTCGAGGAGAAAATAGAGTATGAACAGCTGATTGAGGAGGAGCTGTACAGCTTCCCACTGCTCAAAATGACGCTTCAGCCGCTAGTAGAAAATGCTGTATTCCATGGCATTGAACGCAAGCGCGGCAAAGGAAAAATTACGGTTGCGGTCAAGCGTGAAGGCGACAAAGTAGCGCTGTCCGTTTTGGACGACGGGGTCGGCATGTCGGAGAAGCATCTAGCAGAAATTCGAAATACACTGAGGCCGCCGCTACAGCAGGATCACATGGTGTCAAACTCAGCTCGGATGGGCATCGGTATTCAAAATGTGTTTTCCAGATATAAAATTCGGTTTGGTGAACAATTTGAGTTTGAAATCAACAGCAAAAAAGGCGAGGGAACCGAGATTAAACTGCTTTATCCAAGCGAGTCGGGACCCATGATCGAATAA
- a CDS encoding glycoside hydrolase family 78 protein, giving the protein MTLSIVECKTEYSINPIGIEAIKPRLFWRIEANERSAVQTAYQVLVASSSERLAADHGDVWDSGRVESSESIQIEYAGNPLLAEGKYYWKVRVWGKQQQPSEWSAPSYWTMGLLSREGYKGKWIGRKLDPAHKMQHSPHLRKSFTLKGKVRRAYAYATALGLFELHVNGKRIGDYFAPGFTDYNVRTQVQAYDISELLTTGDNAFGVIVGDGWYAGTVGFLGDKVYGERPFFMMQVNVEYEDGSKESVVTDHTWKANKGPILYSDFIMGEAYDARLEINGWDTAGYDDADWETPDVRSGYNGNLVATNEPPIVIAKTLKPVSLKKSAAGTYIYDMGQNMVGWTELKVSGERGTTVTISHAEMLNPDGSLYLDNLRVAVQQEHYTLKGDGEERYEPHFTFHGFRYVELIGYPGEPDLETIIGKVVHSDTPETGYLETSNAMVNQLYSNITWGQRGNFLSVPTDCPQRDERLGWTGDAQIFARTASYNMDVARFFNKFVWDMIDCQQPSGAFTDVAPDAGWIRHKNWNTRLNWFAPDNAGWGDAGVVIPWTLYLMYGDTKILETHYEAMAKWVEYLRINTDNLVRPAYANYGDWLSIDADTPNEVLATAYFAYSTKLLGLISGVLGKDVEAGKYAELFESIAAAFRTAFVREDGVIHGETQTVYVLALQFGLLTEELRLKAIEHLTADITSRGNRLTTGFLGVGYLLPALSDNGQLDLAYKLLTQEAFPSWMYSIKHGATTIWERWDGWTEDKGFQTPQMNSFNHYSLGSVGEWMFRYMAGIDADASAPGFRHAIIRPQPGGNLTSVKASYNSLYGIVDVAWSLEPDGAFKLSVAIPANTTATVHIPGQVTHLDDAAYEADQMSSGIQSLVRESSESVVQIGSGTYTFLSQITKV; this is encoded by the coding sequence ATGACCTTGTCAATTGTGGAATGCAAAACAGAATACTCGATAAATCCGATTGGCATAGAGGCGATCAAGCCAAGATTGTTTTGGAGGATAGAAGCGAACGAGCGCTCAGCGGTGCAGACGGCGTATCAAGTTCTGGTTGCCAGCTCTAGTGAGCGTTTGGCTGCGGATCATGGTGATGTCTGGGACAGCGGAAGAGTGGAGTCGAGTGAATCGATTCAGATCGAGTACGCAGGCAATCCGCTTCTGGCTGAAGGGAAATATTATTGGAAGGTTCGGGTTTGGGGCAAGCAGCAGCAGCCTTCCGAGTGGAGTGCGCCTTCTTACTGGACGATGGGCCTCTTAAGCAGAGAAGGCTATAAGGGGAAATGGATTGGCCGCAAGCTGGACCCAGCCCACAAGATGCAGCATTCTCCGCATTTGCGCAAATCATTTACGCTTAAAGGCAAGGTGCGCCGCGCATATGCCTACGCGACTGCGCTTGGCTTGTTCGAGCTTCATGTGAACGGGAAGAGGATTGGGGATTACTTTGCCCCGGGCTTTACTGACTACAACGTCCGTACACAGGTGCAGGCGTATGATATTTCCGAGCTTCTTACCACGGGTGACAATGCTTTTGGCGTAATCGTAGGCGATGGCTGGTATGCGGGAACTGTTGGTTTTCTAGGAGATAAGGTATATGGCGAGCGTCCTTTCTTCATGATGCAGGTCAATGTAGAGTACGAGGATGGCAGCAAGGAAAGCGTCGTAACGGACCATACATGGAAGGCTAATAAAGGCCCGATTTTGTATTCCGACTTTATTATGGGTGAGGCCTATGATGCGCGCCTTGAAATCAATGGCTGGGATACAGCTGGTTACGACGATGCTGACTGGGAAACCCCGGATGTTCGTTCGGGCTATAACGGCAATCTAGTTGCGACGAATGAGCCGCCAATTGTTATAGCAAAAACATTAAAGCCGGTTAGTTTGAAAAAGTCGGCCGCAGGAACTTATATTTATGATATGGGTCAAAATATGGTTGGCTGGACGGAGCTTAAGGTATCTGGTGAGCGTGGCACGACGGTTACGATAAGCCATGCGGAAATGCTTAATCCGGACGGCTCCCTCTATCTGGACAACTTGCGTGTTGCCGTTCAGCAGGAGCATTATACACTGAAAGGCGATGGAGAAGAGCGCTACGAGCCTCATTTTACATTCCACGGCTTCCGCTACGTAGAGCTGATCGGATATCCAGGCGAGCCGGATTTGGAGACGATCATCGGCAAGGTCGTTCATTCGGATACGCCGGAGACCGGTTATTTGGAAACGTCCAATGCGATGGTCAATCAATTGTATTCGAATATTACTTGGGGACAGCGCGGCAATTTCTTATCGGTGCCAACAGATTGTCCGCAGCGTGATGAGCGTCTTGGCTGGACCGGGGATGCGCAAATCTTCGCTCGTACAGCATCGTACAATATGGATGTGGCTCGATTCTTCAACAAGTTCGTATGGGATATGATCGATTGCCAGCAGCCTTCGGGCGCATTCACCGATGTTGCACCAGATGCGGGCTGGATTCGCCACAAAAACTGGAATACGCGGCTAAATTGGTTTGCACCGGACAATGCGGGCTGGGGAGATGCCGGCGTTGTTATTCCTTGGACGCTTTATCTGATGTATGGAGATACAAAAATATTGGAAACGCATTATGAGGCGATGGCCAAATGGGTCGAATATTTGCGGATCAACACCGATAATCTCGTTCGGCCAGCTTATGCAAACTACGGAGATTGGTTGTCCATAGACGCGGATACGCCAAATGAAGTGCTGGCAACGGCTTACTTTGCTTACAGCACGAAGCTGCTTGGCCTCATTTCGGGAGTTCTTGGCAAGGATGTGGAGGCTGGTAAATACGCGGAGCTGTTCGAGAGTATTGCAGCAGCTTTCCGTACTGCTTTCGTAAGGGAAGACGGCGTTATTCATGGAGAGACACAAACGGTTTATGTGCTTGCGCTGCAATTCGGCTTGTTGACCGAGGAGCTTCGCTTGAAGGCGATTGAGCATTTGACGGCGGATATTACGAGTCGCGGCAATCGCTTAACGACTGGATTCCTTGGCGTCGGTTATTTATTGCCGGCATTGTCCGACAATGGCCAGCTTGACTTAGCCTACAAGCTGCTTACTCAAGAGGCATTCCCTTCCTGGATGTATTCCATTAAGCATGGAGCGACGACCATATGGGAACGCTGGGATGGCTGGACCGAAGATAAAGGATTCCAAACGCCGCAAATGAATTCCTTCAATCACTATTCGCTGGGCTCCGTCGGCGAGTGGATGTTCCGTTATATGGCTGGTATTGATGCGGATGCATCAGCGCCTGGTTTCCGCCATGCGATCATCCGTCCACAGCCAGGTGGAAACTTAACCAGCGTGAAGGCGAGTTATAATTCGCTGTATGGAATAGTAGACGTTGCTTGGAGCTTGGAGCCTGATGGCGCCTTTAAGCTTTCGGTTGCTATTCCGGCCAATACAACAGCAACGGTGCATATCCCGGGTCAGGTGACACATCTGGATGATGCGGCATATGAAGCAGATCAAATGAGCAGCGGCATTCAGTCTCTAGTGCGTGAGAGCAGCGAATCCGTCGTTCAAATCGGGTCTGGGACGTACACGTTCCTTAGCCAAATCACCAAGGTGTAA
- a CDS encoding nucleoside hydrolase, giving the protein MNFPYQVPESKKIRLIINTDAKNEADDQYAIAHALLTPRFNITGIIAAHFGTRIDTSMEESFKEIKKVLQLMDMDNDISVYEGAKAAMTDELTPTSSAGSDLIVREAMKDGELPLYVIFLGPLTDLAAAYLQEPRIADRMTAVWIGGGPYPEGAGEFNLENDIAAANVVFRSPIPLWQVPQNVYKMLRVSLAELAVRVRPHGEIGRYLFEQLVEFNMHPDHSPRWPKGEMWMLGDSPAVSLLIDDQEFDYDMVTAPHITSDMLYEPQEIDRKIRVYRSVDARFTLEDMYAKLELFNASSKKGG; this is encoded by the coding sequence ATGAATTTTCCATATCAAGTGCCAGAATCCAAAAAAATCCGTCTTATTATCAATACCGATGCCAAAAATGAAGCGGATGATCAGTATGCGATAGCCCATGCGCTTCTTACTCCTAGATTTAATATCACGGGCATTATTGCAGCTCATTTTGGAACGAGAATCGATACCTCTATGGAGGAGTCGTTCAAGGAAATCAAAAAAGTGCTGCAGCTTATGGACATGGACAATGACATTAGCGTATATGAAGGTGCCAAGGCAGCGATGACAGATGAGCTGACTCCAACGTCATCCGCCGGTTCAGATCTTATTGTGCGTGAAGCGATGAAGGATGGCGAGCTGCCGCTATATGTCATTTTCCTCGGTCCACTGACCGATCTGGCTGCCGCTTATTTGCAGGAGCCGCGTATTGCGGACCGTATGACAGCCGTATGGATCGGAGGAGGCCCTTATCCGGAAGGCGCGGGGGAATTCAACTTGGAAAATGACATCGCTGCTGCCAACGTCGTGTTTCGCTCTCCGATCCCGCTTTGGCAGGTACCGCAAAATGTATATAAAATGCTGCGAGTAAGTCTTGCGGAGTTAGCGGTAAGAGTACGGCCGCATGGAGAAATTGGACGTTATTTGTTCGAGCAGCTGGTGGAATTTAATATGCATCCTGACCATTCGCCGAGATGGCCGAAGGGCGAAATGTGGATGCTGGGTGATTCACCGGCAGTCTCGCTGCTCATTGATGATCAGGAATTTGATTATGATATGGTAACTGCGCCACATATTACCTCCGACATGCTTTACGAGCCGCAAGAAATCGATCGGAAAATTCGGGTGTATCGCTCCGTCGATGCAAGGTTCACGCTGGAGGACATGTACGCCAAGCTTGAATTATTTAACGCCAGCTCCAAAAAAGGGGGTTAA